Proteins encoded by one window of Candidatus Polarisedimenticolia bacterium:
- a CDS encoding carboxypeptidase regulatory-like domain-containing protein, giving the protein MGRTLIILGAILAFAVTGVPCASGDTALVGTVLDANGKPLPGATVVLRNQNIAFKEQGTVTNTDGQFRFSLLPPGSGYELTVSLPGLATVVFSDLSLDPGKILQQHVVLRPAGELKETVRVKGKSETLDTETVTGSTTFTSTFIAELPILGRDYQDILTLAPGVTDVNGTGNPNIHGARSTDVVTLVDGVSTTDPLTGFYGQNLNIESIQELEVITSAATAQYSRAQGGFASIQTKSGGNEFQGTFKLFLRSDRLDGDGAGVEDPELSGGLTGKSALLEQHFSDIKPFLSVAGPIVRDHLWYYLAGEMIHEETPVNNVFEAYIQPLYGHREFLKLSWQAHPSHRLSLSLINDYERRENQGVQTTDHLDSGYYLSRGGPTLTLRGSSVFTPDAMLESSLAWFDNRFQQLPTTDPDTNGNGMLYTDNRPDLGGNQNGILEAHERDPGEDWDRDRFYDVMEDVNYDYTVEPWEDLDHDGDKNIAWLCEGYDHEDLNCDGWLDFEEDTNLNGQVDPEEDVGLYCYPGFLYCPDGAAPGTAGNGRFDTEDRNGNGVLDVVGESGYTSAPFWNDANGNGVEEPGEYRQPLPPDLDLQEDAEGRTYGPGRFQYQDHRKRISWLEDMSLYVGDLAGTHDLKVGAVYEHEGYDSDTVQRPLIFYPEVSLSKRSTFSYGPSDGRLYADRLSTIQGLPSQVNNTATGDNLGLYLQDTWKPIPNLTVGLGVRFDYEDIESFGYTTFDPVQEGHEFRTLMESSGLDMNTLDTLSIPGLCSDPLHSCAAGTDLPLAQMMSRMRQMAFSRLTRHNLDVDVLSGLLASLTGGQNNLAGVFGYSSKTRAPESFRITNSNLAPRLSLTWDPWADGRTMLFGSWGRYYDKLFLGTAVLEQGPDTVSRQYQFDGDWVNDYYLPDNGFGNPLFGSPSSAYQIDRGLSTPHSDEFTAGFRRELAPEVLVSLRYVNRKYHDQLQDIDLNHHTEINPATGKFTDLFGVADCDVRENHRTECTNLPNGAPDLYIYNLFFNRVMRLGNYNEQAYEGWELEFARRLKRRWQMEASYTFSKSRGDAESYRSTLGNDPALAEYEPGYLNYDQTHVAKFSAIAFLPHDWRLGGTATWASGLPYSNVVHYSDEDNVGYTQSRLLYGRVTNRGYGFTQEARNTHRNAPAYLFNTRVTKSFVMGKAAASAFMEIYNLLNSDDLRVYYLENRRATVSYFRNDPRPVIVPAKVLLVGEREFGRRFQIGFQIDF; this is encoded by the coding sequence GTGGGCCGGACTCTCATCATCCTCGGCGCGATTCTGGCTTTCGCCGTCACGGGAGTCCCCTGCGCCTCCGGCGACACCGCCTTGGTAGGGACGGTGCTCGATGCCAACGGCAAGCCGCTGCCCGGCGCCACGGTCGTCCTGCGCAACCAGAACATTGCCTTTAAGGAGCAGGGGACCGTCACCAACACCGACGGGCAGTTCCGCTTCTCGCTTCTCCCACCGGGATCGGGCTACGAGCTGACGGTCTCGCTCCCCGGCCTGGCCACGGTGGTCTTCTCCGATCTTTCCCTCGATCCGGGCAAGATCCTCCAGCAGCACGTCGTCCTGCGGCCGGCCGGCGAGCTCAAGGAGACGGTCCGGGTCAAAGGAAAAAGCGAGACCCTCGACACCGAGACGGTCACCGGTTCGACCACCTTCACCTCCACCTTCATCGCCGAGCTGCCGATCCTGGGACGCGACTACCAGGACATCCTGACGCTTGCCCCGGGCGTCACCGACGTGAACGGCACCGGCAACCCCAACATCCACGGCGCCCGCTCCACCGACGTCGTCACCCTGGTGGACGGCGTCAGCACCACCGACCCGCTGACCGGCTTCTACGGCCAGAACCTCAACATCGAATCGATCCAGGAGCTGGAGGTGATCACCTCCGCCGCGACGGCGCAGTACAGCCGCGCCCAGGGGGGCTTCGCCAGTATCCAGACCAAATCCGGCGGCAACGAGTTCCAGGGGACCTTCAAGCTGTTCCTGCGCTCCGACCGGCTGGACGGCGACGGCGCCGGCGTCGAGGACCCCGAGCTCAGCGGCGGTCTGACCGGGAAGTCGGCGCTCCTGGAGCAGCACTTCTCCGACATCAAGCCTTTCCTGTCGGTCGCGGGGCCGATCGTCCGCGACCATCTCTGGTACTACCTGGCGGGCGAGATGATTCACGAGGAGACTCCGGTCAACAACGTCTTCGAGGCCTACATCCAACCTCTGTACGGCCACCGTGAGTTCCTGAAGCTCAGCTGGCAGGCACATCCCTCGCACCGGCTGTCGCTTTCGTTGATCAACGACTACGAGCGCCGCGAGAACCAGGGGGTACAGACCACGGACCATCTCGACTCCGGCTATTACCTCTCGCGCGGCGGACCCACGCTGACGCTGAGAGGCTCCTCGGTCTTCACCCCGGACGCCATGCTCGAATCCTCCCTCGCCTGGTTCGACAACCGCTTCCAGCAGCTTCCCACCACGGACCCCGACACCAACGGCAACGGGATGCTCTACACCGACAACCGTCCCGATCTGGGAGGCAACCAGAACGGAATACTCGAGGCCCACGAGAGGGATCCGGGGGAGGACTGGGATCGCGATCGCTTCTACGACGTCATGGAGGACGTCAACTACGACTACACCGTGGAGCCCTGGGAGGACCTCGACCACGACGGAGACAAAAACATCGCCTGGCTTTGCGAAGGGTACGACCACGAAGACCTGAACTGCGACGGCTGGCTCGACTTCGAGGAGGACACGAACCTGAATGGGCAGGTCGATCCCGAAGAAGACGTCGGGCTCTACTGCTACCCCGGCTTTCTCTATTGTCCGGACGGTGCCGCCCCGGGTACCGCCGGCAACGGCCGGTTCGATACCGAGGATCGCAACGGCAATGGCGTCCTGGACGTCGTGGGTGAATCAGGCTACACGTCGGCCCCTTTCTGGAACGACGCCAACGGCAACGGTGTCGAGGAGCCGGGGGAATACCGCCAGCCGCTGCCTCCGGATCTCGACCTTCAGGAGGATGCCGAAGGCAGGACGTACGGACCGGGACGCTTCCAGTATCAGGATCATCGCAAGCGGATCAGCTGGCTGGAGGACATGTCCTTGTACGTCGGAGACCTCGCCGGAACCCACGATTTGAAAGTCGGGGCCGTCTACGAGCACGAAGGGTACGATAGCGACACGGTCCAGCGTCCCTTGATTTTCTATCCCGAGGTGTCCCTCAGCAAGCGCTCGACCTTCAGCTACGGGCCCTCGGACGGACGCCTCTACGCGGACCGCCTCAGCACCATTCAGGGACTGCCTTCCCAGGTCAACAACACCGCGACGGGCGACAACCTGGGACTTTACCTTCAGGACACCTGGAAGCCGATCCCCAACCTCACCGTGGGCCTGGGGGTGCGCTTTGATTACGAGGACATCGAATCCTTCGGCTACACGACCTTCGATCCGGTCCAGGAGGGGCACGAGTTCCGGACCCTGATGGAGTCCTCGGGCCTCGACATGAACACGCTGGACACTCTGTCAATCCCGGGACTGTGCAGCGATCCCCTCCATTCCTGCGCGGCCGGCACCGATCTCCCGCTCGCGCAGATGATGTCCCGCATGCGGCAGATGGCCTTCTCGCGGCTGACCCGTCACAACCTCGACGTCGACGTGCTCTCCGGGTTGCTCGCCTCCCTCACCGGCGGCCAAAACAACCTGGCGGGCGTTTTTGGCTACTCGAGCAAGACTCGCGCGCCCGAGAGCTTCAGGATCACCAACTCCAACCTCGCCCCGAGGCTATCCTTGACCTGGGACCCCTGGGCCGACGGCAGGACCATGCTTTTCGGGTCCTGGGGACGCTACTACGACAAGCTGTTTCTGGGAACGGCCGTGCTGGAGCAAGGGCCCGACACGGTCAGCCGCCAGTACCAGTTCGATGGCGACTGGGTCAACGACTATTACCTCCCGGACAACGGCTTCGGCAATCCTCTCTTCGGATCGCCGTCTTCCGCTTACCAGATCGACCGTGGGCTCTCCACCCCCCATTCCGACGAGTTTACGGCCGGGTTCCGCCGGGAGCTCGCCCCCGAGGTGCTCGTCTCGCTGCGCTACGTCAATCGCAAGTACCACGACCAGCTTCAAGACATCGATCTGAACCACCACACCGAGATCAATCCGGCGACCGGAAAATTCACCGATCTGTTCGGCGTCGCCGACTGCGACGTCCGCGAGAATCACCGCACCGAATGCACCAACTTGCCCAACGGCGCTCCCGACCTCTACATCTACAACCTGTTCTTCAACCGCGTCATGCGCCTCGGCAACTACAACGAGCAGGCCTACGAAGGCTGGGAGCTCGAGTTCGCTCGGCGGCTCAAGCGGCGCTGGCAGATGGAGGCCAGCTATACCTTCTCGAAGTCGCGAGGTGACGCCGAGTCGTATCGCTCCACTCTGGGCAACGATCCGGCCCTGGCGGAATACGAGCCCGGGTATCTCAACTACGATCAGACGCACGTCGCCAAGTTCAGCGCCATCGCCTTCCTGCCGCACGACTGGAGGCTGGGAGGGACGGCCACCTGGGCCTCCGGCCTCCCTTATTCCAACGTGGTCCACTACTCCGACGAGGACAACGTCGGCTATACACAGAGCCGGCTGCTCTACGGCCGCGTGACGAACCGCGGCTACGGCTTCACGCAGGAAGCGCGCAATACCCACAGGAATGCTCCCGCCTATCTGTTCAACACCCGCGTGACCAAGAGCTTCGTCATGGGGAAGGCGGCGGCATCGGCCTTCATGGAAATCTACAATCTCCTCAACAGCGACGACCTGCGGGTCTACTATCTGGAGAACCGGCGCGCCACCGTCAGCTACTTCCGGAACGATCCGCGGCCGGTGATCGTCCCCGCCAAGGTCCTGCTCGTCGGCGAGCGCGAGTTCGGCCGCCGCTTCCAGATCGGCTTCCAGATCGACTTCTGA
- a CDS encoding TonB-dependent receptor, protein MFLAGLFVGACLPVLAATDATLVGTVLDPNGKPLPGTTVVLRNQDLAFHEQGTITNAQGEFRFSLVPPGSRYELTFSLPTFATVVFSDLSLESGRTFVQNAVLRPATDLKETVRVEGKSDTIDTEKVTASTTFSATFIAELPIMGRDYQDILILAPGVTDVNGTGNPNIHGARDTDVVTLVDGVSTTDPLTGLYGQSLNIESIQELEVITSAASAQYSRAQGGFANIMTKSGGNEFQGTFKLFLRSDRLDGDGAGVENPELRGGLKDQVKFTEAHFSDIKPFLSVSGPIVRDKVWFYFAGEYIHEETPVNALSQIFIAPTYGHREFLKFSWQAHPSHRLSLSVINDYERKENDGVGSQYLLNSGYYRTRGGPTLTLKGSSVFTPDTMLESSLAWFDNSFHRLPTTNPDTNGNGIFFTDDRPDLGGNQDGILDASERDPGEDWDRDGFFDMYEDLNHNSFKDAGEDQDRDGVARGFSSHCEGYDHEDLNCNGELDREEDTNMNGRLDPSEDVGIACDQNRGYCPSGFLPGTRGNGRFDTEDRNGNQQLDIMGDSGYVGAPFWIDANDDGWPDPGEYRMPLQGDANLQTSVDNRTYGPGRFEFEDDRKRLSWVEDFSLYVGDVAGSHDLKMGSVYEHEGYDSDTLQRPKIFSPSRAPANQPGGTIGSPGAGSSATRTNRVSTILGVPFQVNNTATGDNLGLYLQDTWKPVPNLTLGLGVRYDFERLDSFGYTHFDPVREGSEFRALLDASGVDSNIYDNVANPGLCLDPLYSCQGSPGRVAALQSQLRKRSFSRMTRHNLDVDVLSTFLSGVTGGHSDLDEALGYPVQTRAPESFEITNSNLAPRLSLSWDPWSDGKTMVFGSWGRYYDKLFLGSVVLEQGPDTVNRMYLWDYDGVDDNRLPDNGIGLPVFQSPLSAFQVDRNLSTPHADEWTAGFRRELAPEVLVSLRYVDRKYHDQLQDVDLNHHTDIEPSTGKFADRLGDTECQAGVCSNNADGAPDLYINNIYFNRVYRLGNFNEQEYQGYELEFVRRLKRKWQMEASYTFSKSKGDAESFLAEQGNDPSLTEFEAGFLDYDQRHVVKFNAIAFLPGDWRLGGTATWSSGLPYSNVIHYDDSDNVGYAQSRLVYGYLGKNGFGYVQEDRNSHRNPSAYLFNARVTKSFVVGKASASAFFEVYNLLNSDNLRIHSIENIPARLVFFSARDNTGIIIPPKVIVDGERDFGRRYQIGFQIDF, encoded by the coding sequence ATGTTTCTCGCCGGGCTGTTTGTCGGCGCCTGTCTCCCGGTCCTGGCTGCCACGGATGCCACTCTCGTGGGGACGGTCCTCGATCCCAACGGCAAGCCGCTGCCGGGGACCACCGTCGTCCTGCGCAACCAGGATCTTGCGTTCCACGAGCAGGGGACGATCACCAATGCCCAGGGGGAGTTCCGCTTCTCCCTCGTTCCCCCGGGATCCCGTTACGAGCTGACCTTTTCCCTCCCCACCTTCGCCACGGTCGTCTTCTCCGACCTTTCGCTGGAGTCGGGCAGGACCTTTGTGCAGAACGCCGTGCTCCGGCCGGCCACCGACCTGAAAGAGACCGTCCGCGTCGAGGGAAAGAGCGACACCATCGACACCGAGAAGGTCACCGCCTCCACCACCTTCAGCGCCACCTTCATCGCCGAGCTGCCGATCATGGGACGGGACTATCAGGACATCCTGATCCTGGCTCCCGGCGTCACCGACGTGAACGGCACCGGCAATCCGAACATCCATGGCGCCCGCGACACCGACGTGGTGACGCTGGTGGACGGCGTCAGCACCACGGATCCCTTGACCGGCCTGTACGGCCAGAGCCTCAACATCGAGTCGATCCAGGAGCTGGAGGTGATCACCTCCGCCGCCTCGGCGCAATACAGCCGGGCCCAGGGGGGCTTTGCCAACATCATGACCAAATCCGGAGGCAACGAGTTCCAGGGGACCTTCAAGCTGTTCCTGCGCTCCGACCGGCTGGACGGCGACGGCGCCGGCGTCGAGAACCCAGAGCTACGCGGCGGTCTCAAGGACCAGGTGAAATTCACCGAGGCGCACTTCTCCGATATCAAGCCGTTTCTGTCGGTGTCGGGGCCCATCGTGCGTGACAAGGTGTGGTTCTATTTCGCGGGCGAGTACATCCATGAAGAGACGCCGGTCAACGCACTGTCCCAGATTTTCATCGCCCCGACCTATGGCCACCGGGAGTTCCTGAAGTTCAGCTGGCAGGCGCATCCCTCGCACCGGCTGTCGCTGTCGGTCATCAACGACTACGAGCGCAAGGAGAACGACGGCGTCGGCAGCCAGTACCTCCTCAACTCCGGCTACTACCGCACCCGCGGTGGCCCCACCCTGACCCTCAAAGGGTCGTCGGTCTTCACCCCCGACACGATGCTCGAGTCATCGCTCGCCTGGTTCGACAACAGCTTCCACCGGCTCCCTACCACGAATCCCGACACCAACGGCAACGGAATTTTTTTCACCGACGACCGTCCCGATCTGGGGGGCAATCAGGACGGTATCCTCGACGCCAGCGAGCGCGATCCGGGAGAGGATTGGGACCGGGACGGCTTCTTCGACATGTACGAGGACCTCAATCACAACTCCTTCAAAGATGCCGGTGAGGACCAGGACCGCGACGGCGTCGCGCGCGGCTTCAGCTCGCACTGTGAGGGATACGATCACGAGGACCTGAACTGCAACGGCGAGCTGGATCGCGAAGAAGACACCAACATGAACGGCCGGCTGGATCCGTCGGAGGATGTCGGCATCGCCTGCGACCAGAACCGGGGCTATTGCCCTTCGGGCTTCCTGCCGGGGACCCGAGGAAACGGTCGCTTCGACACCGAGGATCGCAACGGCAACCAACAGCTCGACATTATGGGCGATTCGGGCTACGTGGGAGCCCCTTTCTGGATCGACGCCAATGACGATGGGTGGCCCGACCCTGGAGAGTACCGGATGCCACTCCAGGGCGACGCCAACCTCCAGACCTCCGTAGACAACCGGACGTACGGACCAGGCCGCTTCGAGTTCGAGGACGATCGCAAGCGGCTGAGCTGGGTGGAGGACTTTTCGCTCTACGTCGGCGATGTCGCAGGCTCGCATGATCTCAAGATGGGATCGGTGTACGAGCACGAGGGGTACGACAGCGACACGCTCCAGCGCCCCAAGATCTTCAGCCCGAGCCGCGCTCCGGCCAACCAGCCCGGCGGGACGATCGGCAGCCCCGGAGCCGGCAGCTCCGCCACGCGCACCAACCGCGTCAGCACGATCCTGGGGGTCCCTTTCCAGGTGAACAACACGGCAACGGGCGACAATCTGGGCCTCTACCTGCAGGACACCTGGAAGCCGGTTCCCAACCTCACCCTGGGACTGGGCGTCCGCTACGATTTCGAGAGGCTCGATTCCTTCGGCTACACTCACTTCGATCCGGTCAGGGAGGGCAGCGAGTTCCGTGCCCTCCTGGACGCCTCCGGAGTGGACTCGAACATCTACGATAATGTGGCCAACCCCGGGCTGTGCCTGGACCCACTCTACTCGTGCCAGGGGAGCCCCGGCAGGGTGGCGGCCCTCCAGTCCCAGCTCCGCAAGCGCAGCTTCTCCCGCATGACGCGTCACAACCTGGACGTGGACGTGCTCTCCACCTTCCTGTCCGGCGTGACCGGGGGCCATTCCGACCTCGATGAGGCGCTCGGTTATCCGGTGCAAACCCGCGCGCCGGAGTCGTTCGAGATTACCAACTCGAATCTCGCCCCACGCCTCAGCCTGAGCTGGGATCCCTGGTCCGACGGCAAGACGATGGTCTTCGGGTCGTGGGGAAGGTATTACGACAAGCTCTTTCTCGGAAGCGTGGTGCTGGAGCAGGGGCCCGACACCGTGAACCGCATGTATCTGTGGGACTACGACGGGGTCGACGACAACAGGCTTCCCGACAACGGGATTGGTCTTCCGGTCTTTCAATCCCCGTTATCGGCCTTCCAGGTCGATCGCAACCTGTCGACTCCCCATGCCGACGAATGGACCGCCGGGTTCCGTCGCGAGCTGGCTCCCGAAGTGCTGGTCTCGCTGCGCTACGTGGACCGCAAGTACCACGATCAGCTCCAGGACGTCGACCTCAATCACCACACGGACATCGAACCCTCCACCGGGAAGTTCGCCGATCGCCTGGGGGACACCGAGTGCCAGGCGGGAGTCTGCTCCAACAATGCGGACGGCGCCCCGGATCTCTACATCAACAACATCTACTTCAACCGCGTCTACCGATTGGGAAACTTCAACGAGCAGGAGTACCAGGGTTACGAGCTCGAGTTCGTCAGGCGCCTGAAGCGCAAATGGCAGATGGAGGCGAGCTACACCTTCTCCAAGTCAAAGGGCGACGCCGAGAGCTTCCTCGCCGAGCAGGGAAACGACCCGTCGCTCACGGAGTTCGAGGCGGGCTTTCTCGACTACGATCAGCGCCACGTCGTGAAGTTCAACGCCATCGCCTTCCTGCCGGGGGACTGGCGGCTGGGAGGCACGGCCACCTGGAGCTCGGGGCTTCCCTATTCGAACGTCATCCACTACGACGACAGTGACAATGTCGGGTATGCCCAGAGCCGGCTGGTCTACGGCTACCTGGGGAAGAACGGCTTCGGCTACGTTCAGGAGGACCGCAACTCGCACCGCAACCCGTCCGCCTACCTGTTCAACGCGCGGGTCACCAAGAGCTTCGTGGTCGGCAAGGCGTCTGCCTCGGCCTTCTTCGAAGTCTACAATCTGCTCAACAGCGACAACCTGCGTATTCACTCGATCGAGAACATTCCCGCGCGGCTCGTGTTCTTCAGCGCGCGGGACAACACCGGCATCATCATCCCTCCCAAGGTCATCGTCGATGGCGAGCGCGACTTCGGCCGCCGCTATCAGATCGGCTTCCAGATCGACTTCTGA